The following are encoded together in the Coffea arabica cultivar ET-39 chromosome 1c, Coffea Arabica ET-39 HiFi, whole genome shotgun sequence genome:
- the LOC113728874 gene encoding small RNA-binding protein 11, chloroplastic-like, with protein sequence MARRGLELFVSRLSFYTTAEELKSLFSPFGLVTQARLVIDPITRRTKGFGFVQFDSETDAQNALKAMNGRIVNGRLIFVEVAKTTRSENQTS encoded by the exons ATGGCCAGAAGAGGTCTAGAACTATTTGTAAGCA GATTATCATTTTACACGACTGCTGAAGAATTGAAGAGTCTGTTTTCACCATTCGGTCTGGTTACGCAAG CTAGGCTTGTTATTGACCCAATAACGCGAAGGACTAAAGGGTTTGGATTTGTCCAGTTTGATTCAGAAACTGATGCTCAAAATGCGTTAAAGGCAATGAATGGCAgg ATAGTGAATGGCAGACTGATTTTTGTTGAAGTTGCAAAGACCACAAGATCTGAAAATCAGACATCCTGA